Proteins from one Nomia melanderi isolate GNS246 chromosome 3, iyNomMela1, whole genome shotgun sequence genomic window:
- the LOC116430241 gene encoding uncharacterized protein LOC116430241 isoform X1, whose protein sequence is MDFAVGWNRFNLTLLGVWPEPRVISNRARRISSFVFWFTSSVSLMFICAPQTANLILKSTNLNEAVENLSINVPIVFALAKQIVLRYHKQALTSLVNQILEDWSRSLPETDRQTMMKNARLSRMISISSSTLNCFMLFAFVSLQIWSNMQNTSEADLGGLLHPAVFPYDTKKSPNFEITWLGQFMGTVLTAICYSCFDTFLAFLVLHLCGQLSILRMALENLANKSDGHNFVKFNERLGYIVYRHNQLFRCV, encoded by the exons ATGGATTTTGCGGTGGGATGGAATCGTTTCAATCTAACTTTGCTCGGCGTGTGGCCGGAACCAAGGGTGATCTCGAATCGCGCGCGACGAATATCGTCTTTCGTCTTCTGGTTCACGAGTTCCGTGTCGCTTATGTTCATATGCGCACCACAGACAGCGAATTTGATACTGAAATCAACGAATTTGAACGAGGCGGTCGAGAATCTATCGATCAACGTGCCGATCGTTTTCGCTTTGGCGAAGCAAATCGTTTTACGATACCACAAACAGG CTCTCACGTCGTTGGTCAATCAAATACTCGAAGACTGGTCCAGGTCCCTGCCGGAAACGGACCGTCAGACGATGATGAAGAACGCCCGGTTGAGTCGAATGATATCTATCTCTTCCTCCACGCTGAATTGTTTCATGTTGTTCGCGTTCGTGTCGCTGCAAATTTGGAGCAACATGCAGAACACTTCGGAGGCCGACTTGGGCGGTCTCCTGCATCCGGCCGTGTTCCCTTATGACACGAAGAAGAGTCCCAATTTCGAGATCACATGGCTGGGCCAATTTATGGGCACCGTTCTGACCGCAATCTGCTACTCTTGTTTCGACACGTTTCTAGCGTTTCTCGTGTTGCATTTGTGCGGGCAACTGTCTATTCTCAGGATGGCCCTCGAAAATCTGGCGAACAAGAGCGACGGGCACAATTTTGTGAAGTTCAATGAGAGACTCGGATACATTGTGTACAGACATAATCAACTGTTCAGgtgtgtataa
- the LOC116430978 gene encoding uncharacterized protein LOC116430978, with protein sequence MANIPTFNAAIKLLVLLYCRKDLQPLVKSFYDDWYTLKTKEDRTTMLNSANLSRFLSIWCSVLTAIMVSSYIFLRSFLICRYNITAEPQYRLSIYPAYYPFDMRPTLVRVIVNVAQVFGAYCGAVPYTGVDNFIAMLVLHICGQFQNLKRKLTRLMDGQRKPKEIQVELAWIVQRHEHLNWAASRIEDCFNQLLLWQLLLCTIEICFQGFSFYNVLFVSETGISAFQTIFFTLFILFVIVHVYLYCYVGELLRVHSSSMAIAAYESNWYNVAPSEAKCLLFIMLRSTRPLRLTAGKFSTFSMEMFNTVSSISLYTPCDPKISIHSVTHPEDSNGLFVGSSYSLQQSRLNVPIRKKNLETVVSVTMLSLLDLLLVILTVRKFFKDIQIEILLIFPRYYKPVILTLPRMYYQSSYNCDNVIDLREAIGWNRLNLHIIGIWPEPMVQQDRLADFRAFVAIFCTLMFVTIWQSINLFRLDGDLGEITQTLTLANIPGYNAAIKIFVVWYLREDLKPLIKSFYNDWYAPKTDEERTTMMDSAKLSKYLSIWCTILTQCMVTAYISIRSFTIAGSNATTERQDHLVIYPGYYPFDMRRTSVRVTTNVAQVIAAYCATIPYTGVDIFIAMLVLHTCGQFQNLNRKLTRLMDEADGTRKSSDIQKELTWIVKRHEHLNWTGIKIGECFSILLFLQMLLSTVEICFQGFLFFNVILKDENGFLTFQMLFFILFVLFITVHMYVYCYVGELLLVQSSSLGIAAYESKWYNVAPSDAKCLLFIILRSTRPIYLKAGKFGIFSMEMFSSVLRTSAGYLSVLLAMRE encoded by the exons ATGGCTAACATTCCGACATTCAACGCAGCCATTAAATTACTTGTACTGTTGTATTGTCGAAAAG ATCTTCAGCCTCTGGTTAAGTCGTTCTACGATGATTGGTACACACTGAAGACTAAGGAGGACAGAACAACGATGCTGAACAGCGCGAATTTGTCCAGATTTTTGTCTATATGGTGCAGCGTTCTGACGGCGATAATGGTGTCCTCGTACATCTTCCTTCGATCGTTTTTGATATGCAGGTACAATATAACCGCGGAGCCGCAGTATCGTTTGAGTATTTATCCTGCGTACTATCCGTTCGACATGAGACCAACGTTGGTCAGGGTGATCGTGAATGTGGCCCAAGTATTCGGCGCCTATTGCGGTGCCGTTCCGTACACTGGTGTCGACAATTTCATAGCTATGCTCGTGTTGCACATTTGCGGACAATTCCAAAACTTGAAGAGGAAACTGACGAGACTGATGGATGGCCAGAGGAAACCGAAAGAGATCCAGGTGGAACTGGCTTGGATCGTCCAGAGACACGAACACTTGAACTG GGCCGCTAGTAGAATTGAGGATTGTTTTAACCAACTCCTGCTCTGGCAATTGCTGCTCTGTACCATTGAAATATGTTTCCAAGGATTTTCGTTCTATAAC GTGCTATTCGTTTCGGAGACTGGTATATCAGCCTTTCAAACGATATTCTTCACGCTGTTCATATTATTTGTTATAGTGCATGTGTATCTTTATTGTTACGTAGGCGAATTATTACGAGTCCAT AGTAGTAGTATGGCCATTGCTGCATACGAATCCAACTGGTACAATGTTGCGCCATCAGAAGCCAAGTGCCTATTATTTATCATGCTGAGATCCACGAGACCTCTTCGTTTGACAGCAGGAAAATTCAGTACCTTTTCCATGGAAATGTTTAACACCGTAAGTTCCATTTCACTATACACACCATGTGATCCTAAAATAAGCATTCACTCAGTCACCC ATCCTGAGGACAGCAATGGGTTATTTGTCGGTTCTTCTTACAGTCTCCAGCAATCTCGATTGAATGTCCCCATTAGAAAAAAGAATCTAGAGACTGTAGTTTCAGTTACCATGTTGTCGTTG TTAGATTTACTCCTCGTCATATTGACAGTAAGAAAGTTCTTCAAAGatatacaaattgaaattcttttaatttttcccAGATATTACAAACCTGTTATTTTAACACTTCCGCGAATGTACTATCAATCTTCTTACAATTGTGATAATGTCATAGATTTGAGAGAAGCGATCGGATGGAATCGTTTGAATCTGCATATAATTGGTATCTGGCCGGAACCAATGGTGCAACAGGATCGTCTGGCGGATTTCCGTGCTTTCGTTGCCATCTTCTGCACTCTTATGTTTGTCACCATATGGCAAAGCATAAATTTGTTCAGATTGGACGGAGACCTCGGAGAGATCACGCAGACGTTGACTTTGGCTAACATTCCAGGCTACAATGCGGCCATAAAAATATTCGTTGTCTGGTATCTTCGAGAAG ATCTCAAGCCTCTGATTAAATCGTTTTACAACGACTGGTACGCTCCGAAGACTGACGAGGAGAGAACAACAATGATGGACAGCGCGAAACTCTCGAAATACTTATCCATCTGGTGTACGATTTTGACGCAGTGCATGGTGACCGCCTATATCAGCATCCGGTCGTTCACGATCGCCGGAAGTAACGCAACCACAGAGCGCCAGGACCATTTGGTCATTTATCCCGGATACTACCCTTTTGACATGAGACGAACGTCGGTCAGGGTAACAACGAACGTGGCGCAAGTGATCGCTGCCTACTGCGCTACCATCCCGTACACCGGCGTCGACATTTTCATAGCTATGCTAGTGTTGCACACCTGCGGACAGTTCCAGAATTTGAACCGGAAACTGACAAGGTTAATGGACGAAGCGGACGGGACCAGAAAATCTAGCGACATTCAGAAGGAACTGACTTGGATCGTCAAGAGACACGAACATCTGAACTG GACTGGCATTAAAATCGGGGAGTGCTTCAGCATTCTATTGTTTTTGCAAATGCTGCTCAGCACCGTCGAAATATGTTTTCAGGGATTCCTATTTTTCAAT GTGATACTCAAAGACGAGAACGGCTTTCTAACTTTTCAAATGTTATTCTTCATACTCTTCGTATTGTTTATTACAGTGCACATGTATGTTTATTGTTACGTGGGCGAATTACTTCTTGTTCAA AGCAGTAGTTTGGGCATCGCTGCTTACGAATCTAAATGGTACAACGTCGCGCCATCAGACGCAAAGTGCCTTTTATTTATCATTCTAAGATCCACGCGACCGATTTATTTGAAAGCAGGCAAATTTGGTATCTTCTCCATGGAAATGTTCAGCAGT